In Daphnia magna isolate NIES linkage group LG7, ASM2063170v1.1, whole genome shotgun sequence, a single genomic region encodes these proteins:
- the LOC116927725 gene encoding homeobox protein B-H2 — MESSTKIKNTTVIRSASTSPTDLSLCNSKRKSISHQSSSNHHHHHHNNNNNNNSKRFRLSEAGESAGESEQRGRSLKSTALPASSSGASSPSRASIESHAAAKMLGMPDQNTASMLAAMAFVTRARSSFMIGDILNSSRWTDPASQPQQHGQQHGQHHHHPLLGAYSHHQGASHQAATAAALMAASAAAHHHVPQHLNQLPHGLHNLHHHHLLQHPSVMEAVHHHQSGGGGGHHHNLLRQRDTHSKSEEEEDADSEVDVESNASYNSRQTNSLTNKEDGNDEETDDEEEEELRNAVGGSGKVSAGLEGAAGKSGGGGTGGHAGAGNSSSRPASSPPSPSSCGRKQRKARTAFTDHQLQTLEKSFERQKYLSVQDRLELAAKLSLTDTQVKTWYQNRRTKWKRQTAVGLELLAEAGNYATLQRLYAGSAAAAAAAAAASSPYAPWGYPAGPHLNALPSSALDMYYRQAAAALSQRVSPTALQQQAPRGGAFPSSTAAGPAGVLSLPANNSPGQRSSTSSSLLSNSAAVATANNNLSRPSSVEKT; from the exons ATGGAATCTTCGACTAAAATCAAAAACACGACAGTCATCAGATCGGCGTCCACGTCGCCCACTGATTTATCGCTGTGCAACTCCAAACGCAAATCGATTTCGCATCAATCGTCCAGCaatcaccaccaccaccaccataacaacaacaacaacaacaacagcaaacgATTCCGATTATCGGAAGCTGGCGAATCGGCCGGCGAATCCGAACAGAGGGGCAGGTCTCTGAAAAGCACGGCTCTTCCAGCTTCCTCTTCGGGCGCTAGTTCGCCCAGCCGGGCCAGCATCGAGAGTCACGCGGCTGCTAAAATGCTGGGCATGCCCGATCAGAACACGGCCTCCATGCTGGCCGCCATGGCTTTCGTAACGCGAGCCCGATCGAGTTTCATGATCGGCGACATTCTCAATTCATCCAGATGGACTGACCCGGCCTCGCAGCCTCAACAGCACGGCCAGCAGCACGGCcagcatcatcatcatccattGCTGGGAGCTTATTCTCACCATCAGGGGGCGTCTCATCAAGCTGCAACGGCGGCTGCCCTGATGGCCGCTTCGGCCGCCGCCCATCATCACGTGCCGCAACACCTCAATCAGCTACCGCACGGGCTGCACAACCTTCATCATCACCATTTATTGCAGCATCCGTCCGTGATGGAGGCCGTCCACCACCACCAGAGCGGCGGAGGCGGTGGTCATCACCATAATCTTCTTAGGCAAAGAGACACGCACAGCAAAtccgaagaggaagaggaCGCTGATTCAGAGGTGGACGTCGAATCGAATGCCAGTTACAATAGCCGTCAAACCAACAGTT TGACAAATAAGGAGGACGGAAACGACGAGGAAACGGACGACGAGGAAGAGGAGGAGCTGAGGAATGCCGTCGGTGGTAGCGGCAAGGTTTCGGCAGGCCTAGAAGGAGCGGCCGGCAAGAGCGGAGGCGGCGGAACAGGAGGCCATGCAGGAGCTGGCAATTCTTCATCGCGACCCGCTTCTTCGCCACCGTCTCCGTCGTCCTGCGGCCGGAAGCAGCGCAAAGCTCGGACGGCCTTCACCGATCACCAGCTGCAGACGTTAGAGAAGAGTTTCGAACGTCAGAAATACCTCAGCGTTCAGGACCGGCTCGAACTGGCCGCCAAACTCAGCCTGACCGACACTCAAGTGAAAACTTGGTACCAAAATCGCAG AACCAAGTGGAAAAGACAGACGGCCGTGGGATTGGAGCTGTTGGCAGAAGCCGGGAACTACGCGACGCTGCAGCGTCTGTACGCCGGATCTGCGGCCGCAgccgccgccgcagccgctGCTTCGTCACCGTACGCTCCTTGGGGCTATCCAGCCGGACCGCATCTCAACGCCTTACCTTCCA gTGCTTTGGATATGTATTACCGACAAGCGGCGGCGGCTTTGAGTCAACGAGTTAGTCCAACGGCTCTGCAACAACAAGCGCCTAGAGGAGGGGCTTTTCCGTCATCAACGGCAGCCGGCCCAGCGGGCGTGTTGTCTCTGCCGGCCAACAATAGTCCCGGACAGCGATCGTCCACCTCATCATCGCTGTTGAGTAATTCGGCGGCAGTGGCTACGGCTAACAACAATCTCAGCCGGCCGTCTAGTGTTGAGAAAACCTAA